One region of Primulina tabacum isolate GXHZ01 chromosome 1, ASM2559414v2, whole genome shotgun sequence genomic DNA includes:
- the LOC142556849 gene encoding cytochrome P450 81Q32-like, whose product MNIMDVFIRYFQRDGSAMDTTLFYTLLPLFLLILALILPSNVKNRKLPPSPVPALPVIGHLHLLRPPMHRIYHKFSEKLGPVFSLRFGTRLVVVVASSAAAEECFTKNDVVLANRPRLIIGKYLGYNYTGLTTTSYGEHWRNLRRLATIEIFSSARLNMFQSIRQDEIKILLRKLYQKSQYDFARVELKSLFSELSFNIIMRMVAGKRYFGETEENEQAKEFRELIKEAFTYGGVSNPADFFPVLKWIDYNGKEKGMQRLSKVMDAFLQGLIDEHRRDKIKTTMIGHFLDLQEAQPEYYTDSIIKGIMMVMMLAGTDTSSVTIEWAMSALLNHPEKLEKAKTELDSIVGNNRLIVESEVPKLLYLQNIISETFRLFPAAPLLVPHESSDYCKIGGYDIPKGTILLVNAWAIHRDPMTWDDPASFKPERFEGKEIGPAKLLPFGMGRRSCPGSGLAQRVVGLALGSLIQCFEWRRISEEMVDLSEGGGISMPKAIPLEANCKAREVSRKVFSSAA is encoded by the exons ATGAATATTATGGACGTATTCATACGGTACTTTCAGAGAGACGGATCAGCCATGGATACAACCTTGTTCTACACCCTCCTTCCACTCTTCCTTCTTATTTTGGCACTAATCCTCCCATCAAACGTAAAGAACCGAAAACTCCCACCGAGTCCCGTGCCTGCACTTCCTGTAATAGGCCATCTCCACCTCCTCAGGCCTCCTATGCATCGAATCTACCATAAATTCTCAGAAAAATTAGGCCCCGTCTTCTCCCTTCGCTTCGGAACACGCCTCGTGGTGGTGGTTGCGTCTTCAGCCGCCGCGGAGGAATGTTTCACCAAGAATGATGTCGTGTTAGCCAACAGGCCTCGGCTAATCATCGGCAAATACCTCGGCTACAACTACACAGGTTTAACAACGACCTCCTACGGCGAGCATTGGCGCAATCTCCGGCGCCTCGCTACAATCGAGATATTCTCCTCGGCCCGCTTGAACATGTTTCAGTCCATACGGCAAGATGAAATCAAGATTCTTCTGCGGAAGCTCTACCAAAAGTCTCAGTATGATTTCGCGAGAGTGGAACTCAAGTCCCTGTTTTCCGAGCTGTCCTTCAATATCATCATGAGAATGGTTGCGGGGAAGAGGTATTTCGGAGAAACCGAGGAGAATGAACAGGCGAAGGAGTTCCGAGAGCTGATTAAAGAGGCTTTCACGTACGGTGGCGTATCGAATCCCGCCGATTTTTTTCCGGTGTTGAAATGGATAGACTACAATGGTAAAGAGAAAGGTATGCAAAGACTGAGTAAGGTAATGGATGCTTTCTTGCAAGGATTGATTGATGAGCACCGCCGTGATAAAATCAAAACCACCATGATTGGCCATTTTCTTGATTTGCAAGAGGCGCAGCCGGAGTACTACACAGATTCAATAATCAAAGGCATTATGATG GTGATGATGCTTGCTGGAACCGACACATCATCGGTGACCATCGAATGGGCAATGTCTGCTCTGCTCAACCATCCAGAAAAGCTAGAAAAAGCTAAAACTGAATTGGACAGCATCGTGGGAAACAATCGCCTCATCGTTGAATCAGAAGTACCCAAGCTACTATATCTTCAAAACATAATCTCCGAGACATTTCGGTTGTTCCCCGCAGCACCATTATTAGTACCACATGAATCATCCGACTATTGCAAGATCGGGGGATACGACATACCTAAAGGAACAATCCTGCTCGTAAATGCGTGGGCCATCCATAGAGACCCCATGACATGGGATGATCCTGCAAGCTTCAAGCCCGAGAGATTTGAAGGTAAAGAAATTGGACCGGCGAAACTGCTGCCATTTGGGATGGGCCGGAGATCGTGTCCAGGAAGTGGTCTGGCGCAAAGGGTCGTGGGATTGGCCTTAGGGTCGCTGATTCAGTGTTTTGAGTGGCGAAGAATAAGCGAGGAAATGGTGGATTTGAGTGAGGGGGGAGGGATATCCATGCCCAAAGCTATACCACTTGAGGCGAATTGCAAAGCACGCGAAGTTTCGCGCAAAGTTTTCTCGTCAGCTGCCTGA
- the LOC142556898 gene encoding xyloglucan galactosyltransferase XLT2-like, producing the protein MPDPSSSESQSRKKDKKLFYPRNMQFKSSLAVDFLFKIFLLFAILVIQVLILHFIFRAPSISISFQQITEEKVTPSPPPEVKECNYGYVYVYELPAMFNKELLENCHELNRWQSRCRSISNVGLGPRAFGLSRVVPENLAPAWYWTDMFAAEVIYHDRILKHKCRTREPESATAFYIPFYAGLAVAKYFFKNYSAKERDRQCEKLLGWVKNQAHFKKYNGSDHFIMLGRPTWDFRRSTDEDWGSGFIYMPLMKRILRLSLERDPWDKLEIGVPYPTGFHPRSKSELDQWLNFVRTRNRTSLFTFAGAKRNLKGDFRTVLMDHCYNESGSCRVVDCSGTRCSDGTSEILEGFLDSDFCLQPRGDTYTRKSMFDCMLAGSIPVFFWKRSIYDQYEVFLGNEPEKFTIFIDWRDVRNGTSIREVLEGYSRDEVKKMREMVINLIPNFLYSSMRNDQEIGYAKDAFDIVIDEVLKRFKVQKGVEHAQS; encoded by the coding sequence ATGCCGGATCCATCATCCTCTGAATCCCAATCCCGTAAAAAGgataagaaattattttatccaagaaacatgcaattcaagaGCTCATTAGCGGTTGATTTCTTGTTTAAAATTTTCCTGCTATTCGCAATCCTTGTCATCCAGGTTTTAATCCTGCACTTTATTTTTCGTGCTCCATCAATATCCATATCCTTTCAGCAAATTACAGAAGAAAAGGTTACGCCATCGCCGCCCCCAGAAGTGAAGGAATGCAACTATGGTTACGTTTATGTATATGAACTCCCCGCCATGTTTAACAAAGAGTTGCTAGAAAACTGTCACGAGTTAAACAGATGGCAATCCCGCTGCCGTTCGATTTCCAATGTCGGGCTTGGCCCGAGAGCTTTTGGCCTCTCGCGTGTCGTGCCGGAAAATCTTGCTCCGGCTTGGTATTGGACGGACATGTTTGCAGCCGAGGTCATTTACCATGATAGAATACTGAAGCACAAGTGTAGGACTAGGGAGCCGGAATCTGCTACGGCATTCTACATCCCTTTTTACGCTGGACTCGCGGTGGCAAAGTATTTTTTCAAGAATTACTCGGCGAAAGAGCGTGATCGGCAATGCGAAAAGCTACTCGGGTGGGTAAAAAATCAAGCCCATTTCAAGAAATACAATGGTTCGGATCACTTCATCATGCTCGGTAGGCCAACTTGGGATTTTCGACGTTCCACTGATGAAGATTGGGGTTCTGGTTTTATATACATGCCGTTGATGAAACGCATCCTACGTCTGTCGCTGGAAAGAGATCCGTGGGATAAGCTAGAGATCGGCGTACCCTACCCCACCGGATTTCATCCAAGGTCAAAGTCAGAATTGGATCAATGGCTTAATTTTGTACGAACTCGTAATAGGACAAGTTTGTTCACATTTGCTGGTGCAAAACGAAATTTGAAGGGTGATTTTAGGACAGTGTTGATGGATCATTGTTACAACGAGTCAGGGTCTTGTCGTGTGGTCGACTGCTCGGGGACTCGGTGTTCTGACGGGACGTCGGAAATTCTTGAAGGGTTCTTGGACTCGGACTTCTGTTTGCAGCCTAGGGGTGACACATACACAAGAAAGTCGATGTTTGATTGCATGTTGGCAGGTTCAATTCCCGTTTTCTTCTGGAAAAGAAGTATATACGATCAATACGAGGTGTTCTTGGGCAATGAACCGGAGAAATTCACGATTTTTATAGATTGGAGAGATGTAAGAAATGGGACATCGATAAGGGAAGTGTTGGAAGGGTACAGTAGAGATGAGGTAAAAAAGATGAGAGAAATGGTTATTAATCTTATACCAAATTTCTTGTATAGTTCGATGCGTAATGATCAAGAAATAGGGTATGCTAAAGACGCCTTTGATATTGTTATTGATGAAGTACTGAAGAGGTTTAAGGTGCAAAAAGGGGTGGAGCATGCTCAAAGCTAG